Within the Naumovozyma dairenensis CBS 421 chromosome 9, complete genome genome, the region GCAAACATAAAGCTCACTAACATGGAAGGGAATgggataataatgatgacaAACTGAAATGCTACATATTCTTTTGTTAATTATCATACTCTgccaaaaaaaattttatGTAAGTGAGCTTATAGAGTTTAATTCACTTGCAAGTAACACCTGCGCTGCTGGACATTCATTAGTCATATGAAACACAACTACAACTACAACTAACAACGAATGATAAACCCCACATATCCAATACAATAAAGCATATCCAGGAGAAATAAAACACCCCATAGTTATATCAAATGACTCCTGAACAGAAAGCCAGAGTAGAAGCAAATAGGAAAAAAGCTTTAGAAAGGTTGAAAAAAAGAGGTATATTAAATAAGGAACAAGCTAAAACAATAGCAAGTAGGAATGCACAACCAGTACCTCAACCAGTTATCCAGAAACTAGCTTCTGTATCTCCATCCACAAACGATTTACGGGATCAAAATAGAACTAATATCAACGGCAACATCACGAATGCTCAACCTTCCAATAGTGCAGATAGTAATATGACGcctgctgctgctgctgctgctgctgttcCACCAAAGAGACCATTAGAGAAGATAAGACCAAGCATACGAATGAAAGATTATATAGAATATGATTTCTCCACAATGCAAAATTCAAATGGTGGGTATATAAACCCACAAGATAGACTAAACCGATCGTCTGAAGATTTCGATTACAATGATCCAGACTTTCTTGGATcgaagaaacaaaagacATTAGATGATTGGAAAAGAGAGCAAAGAGAACGAAAGGCTATATATGAGAATATGCCACCACCGGAACATATCTCGTTGGCTCCGAAGTGTGTGGAATGTcaaattaatattgaaatggACCCGGTTTTAAATGATGTTTTCAAGTTACAAGTTTGTAAATCTTGTGCTAAGGAGCATCCTGAGAAATACTCGTTGTTGACAAAGACTGAATGTAAGGAGGATTATTTCTTGACTGATCCAGAATTAAACGATGAGGAATTGTTTCATAGATTGGAGAAACCAAATCCTCATTCAGGGACATTTGCTCGAATGCAGTTGTTTGTTAGATGTGAGATTGAAGCATTTGCGTTTAAGAAATGGGATGGTGAAGATGGATTAGATAAAGAATGGCAACGTCGTGAAGAAGGGAAATCAATGAGAAGGgagaaaaaatatcaacaacaaattaAACAAATGAGAATCAAAACAAGAGCACAAGAATATACTAAGAAGctattagaaaagaaacatgGGATACTACATGTTCATGAATTTAGTGAACCGATGAATGGTGggaaagatgaagatgggaatgatattttgagAAGGAGATGTGTTGGATGTGGGTTAGAGACAGAAGAAGTTTCCATATAGAATTTAATGTGGCAACTAAATCTAAATAGCATTCAAAGTGACGCAATTTCGACAGTATTGACAAGCTTCAATATATACCAGCCTACAGGATTGTGTTCGCCATTACTTCTCAATTTTGGGGACATCTAATGTATGTATACCATCTATGATAGACATAGCACATGACATGACATGACACGCTATTTTGACGAACTAAGACGGTTCACGAGATAATAAGCATGTCTCAAAAAAAACACAAATATTCGTTGTTCTAATATAAGTTTCTCTTATTTGAATACTTTAACTACATGTAcggatatatatatattttttaaatagCAACACATTTTCCCGTGAAAGGCATTGTAATTATACTTAgtcttttaatttatttaactTAATTAActaatcttttcttttcccCTCAGGccattaaaaataaaattgaaccTAAGCCAAGCATACCAGAAGCGATATACCAAAAAATGGACGAACTCCAAAATCCCTTTTGAATCTTCCTAGCAGAAGTCTTATGTCTATTTTCTAAGCTTCTCTTAACCATAGACCTTAAGGATCTCTTTTGTAAGGATCCAGTTTCTGATGCACCATCAACTGTACCAGTATTTTCCACAGTATTACTCGTATCAGTTGGATTCAAAGTTTCAGTAGGTAACATCATCGGAGGTTTATAAGCCAAATACAAAGGTTGCATAGGGGATTGATCAAATTGATACAATTGTAACGACCAAACCCCATGGTACGAGTCAATTTGTACAGAAAATGAATGGAATGTTTCAGTTTGATTATATCTTGTATAAGTGGAGATACCATCATCGTTACATGGATCACTGAATAGTTGTCTCCCGTCAACTTCGATGGGATGTAGTATTAGAGTACCGTTAGATAGTATTTCGTATTTACCATGCTGGTAAATTAAGGAAGCCATGGGACATGTGGGGTCCTTTGGATTACCGGAGACTTGATATGTTGCTTCTTCGAACCATCCATCTTCTGTGAAGGAATATGAAATACCAGGTAAAGAGGGTTCAATCAAGAGTTCATCGACTGGATCATAGAAACCTGGGCCTGTAAAGACTTGATTGGATTTGGATGACCATGTACCATACAGGGACTGTGCGTCACTGTCAGCTTTTGTTTTATGGAAGAGTATCGTCGTTTGTAGTAGGAAACCTAACAGACTTGGTAATAGCATTCTTTTATGTTATATTAGTTAATATGTTGGGTCAAAGATAACGGAGAAAGAGACCTGCTTCTTGATCTTGACGCTACAattgtaatataatattcctGAAGCAAAATGCAACAATACTCGATATATCCTCTTCGAAGTTAACTAATAGTGCATATTGTATATACTTTAAAGAATCTCAAAATTctaaaattaaaacaataaaaactGAAATTTTCCTGATTCGGAATCATACGATGTTTGGGTCTGCACGTGATGCAAAATATCCACAATACAGTTTACGGATATAAAATAGCCGCCCAGCAACTGGGAAGCTATATTCGTTAATCAAGAATCATTACTAGAGTAACTCTTATAGAATGAAGATATGGTTGGTAGAGTGTCTATGGTATTATTATGGCGAAGGTAGTCGTGATGATTTgtatagaatatatatatatacatctAGGGTCTGAATAACCCCATATATCTTGCGGGTAATTTGCATTTTCAACGataatcaatgaatttctCTATGGAGTCTGTTAAAGAGTTAATGGTCTCCTCATTGTCAAGTTTGAATAACAATGAAGAGGATAACCCCAAGAGGACCGTTTTCAAAACTCGAGCCACTAATGTAACGTCTCCAGTATCTTGTGACTtcaaagatgatgaagaggaaggagaagaagatggagttgaaagatataataaagCTGGTGATGGTCGAGATATTAGTCTCTCTAAAACATGCCTCGTCGGTTCATCattgatttgaatgaaataaaaGTTTATCGGTGAGGAATGTCGGGTTATAGATACCTGTAGTTTCGAAAAATGAATACCATTTTCAGGCAATGGTTTATGGTGATTCATTGTCGTCAaatctatttttttcaaatcaactTGCAAAGAATCCAAAGAAATACTGTTAGCTTTGATATCAATGTTAATGTTGCCAGCCTCTGATTGATCATTTCTTAATATATCGGTCACGGAATCGTTCGCAATAAAAACATGTTGTATCAATGTAGTGTAACTTGGATAATTAATGGACATGAAGCGTAACATTTCATACCGTAGGGAATCCCATGTATctccattattattcgaGATTGTAAATAAACTGAAATcagtttttttatttatcttcaaatcaTAATACATTTGATAATCTTGTAAAAGGAAATCAGATTCTGACATTTTATTGATCGGtatgattttattaatgaataaagGATTGTTCCTTTTCCCaggtattgttattgttctATTCATATAATCTATTTGAAAATTCCGTTcagataatttattttcatcaatgaaTGCAAAACATCTAATTTTACAGTTAGTTTCATCaacaatattttctaatctTTTTCTTGTCATCCTTTCTTGTCTTAATTTGTCATGCTGTATTTTATGAATTTTTTCTATTGACGATGCCTTCTCTTGAACTTTTGCTAGGCTCTTATTTTGTTCATTTAATTTGGATTgagatattattttgttctgTCGCAgtgatatatttaattcatttgtttTAGTGATTAAATTTTGTATAGCTAATATCTCTTGATTCATTGACTGTATTTCTTTATCGTTATTCGAGATTTTGCCTTCAAATGTTTCACATTTCAACTGCGTCTCCTTAAGCTCAAGATTTAAatgttcttgttcattttgtaaagCACTCATTGGTATgtttttttcagttttaAACTTTTCGAATTCCTCTTTTAATtctatttcaaaatcatgacattttttctcattttcatctttaatcttattaaatttctcattaacatcattcaattgtaaatttaatgaattaatttcatcttgGATATCTTGACTGGGTTTCATATTCTCTACATCGTTCAGCTTCTGTTCACATTGTATACTTTTATCGAACCGTTCTCTATCCAATTTATTCTCCAGTTCTTGCACTTCTACAGaaaattgtaattgtaGGTTATTCACAATCATAACCTCATCTCTCCCGATCGTATCCAACTCCATACATCTCATATCTAGTTTCCCACTCAATTCGTGGATAGTCCTCATTATAGACGtaatatcattcaatttgtttgaattcttcaaaatgaGTTCAGGtatttcaaaagttttaaAATTATAGATATCTTTCTCAATTTCGACAATGGCGttctttaaatgatttataCCTTTCATTATCTTTCTTTCACGTCTCTTGAATGTTTCtataacattattatcGCCATTGTACGTGAGTACTCTCCCTGGGGTATTGCTTTTCCTTtcgatattattattagaggGGTCGAATGAAAGTCttcttgatgatgacgGTATTGCTATTCGAGATGATGACATTGTAGTATGAGAATTGAAATGGTTGGTTACATCCTTTAGCATGGGGGATCTCGGTATAGGTGacattgataattttggtTTTTTATATACAGGAGGTTCAATCTTATTATTCTGTcttgtattgttattattattattattattaatggtGGTATGATTATATGATAAGAAGGGTATCCTGGATTGGTTACTCATTTTCAGTATGTGTGTTGTAGTCTCGAAATGCAATtgttaatatatatgtgtatGAATGTATGTAATGCCGATGCAGTATTGGTTTCTATAAAAGATGGAGAATTGTTTCTCAAAAATGTTTCGAGGTTGTTTCAACTTTACCTTAGTTTGTTGTACCGACACCTAGacttaaaaaattaaaggcTTCTGGTTTTCTCCCCCAAcacttttaattttatacGAGACCACGAATACGAGAAATTGATGTAGCCTTATCTAAACTGTATTTCTTCGTAACAAGCTCTACAAACCCACTTCAAGGACATCCATCTATGTATTTACCCGTCATCTAGACCAAACAATATCAAATTCTAAAATATCAACTATTTCAAAAAACGTAAACATAAACGCAAACCCTCTGAAAACCCTAGTAGGGCTGCTGGGTCCTACCCTAATGCAAACAATTAGGGCAACTTCTTCATCGAATTTTGATAGAAATCTCTTCACGTGATCTTATGTTTTGTCATCTTAGTAtgtatacatatacatGTATAGGT harbors:
- the RAD14 gene encoding DNA repair protein RAD14 (similar to Saccharomyces cerevisiae RAD14 (YMR201C); ancestral locus Anc_6.296); the protein is MTPEQKARVEANRKKALERLKKRGILNKEQAKTIASRNAQPVPQPVIQKLASVSPSTNDLRDQNRTNINGNITNAQPSNSADSNMTPAAAAAAAVPPKRPLEKIRPSIRMKDYIEYDFSTMQNSNGGYINPQDRLNRSSEDFDYNDPDFLGSKKQKTLDDWKREQRERKAIYENMPPPEHISLAPKCVECQINIEMDPVLNDVFKLQVCKSCAKEHPEKYSLLTKTECKEDYFLTDPELNDEELFHRLEKPNPHSGTFARMQLFVRCEIEAFAFKKWDGEDGLDKEWQRREEGKSMRREKKYQQQIKQMRIKTRAQEYTKKLLEKKHGILHVHEFSEPMNGGKDEDGNDILRRRCVGCGLETEEVSI
- the CIK1 gene encoding Cik1p (similar to Saccharomyces cerevisiae CIK1 (YMR198W) and VIK1 (YPL253C); ancestral locus Anc_6.289), with amino-acid sequence MSNQSRIPFLSYNHTTINNNNNNNNTRQNNKIEPPVYKKPKLSMSPIPRSPMLKDVTNHFNSHTTMSSSRIAIPSSSRRLSFDPSNNNIERKSNTPGRVLTYNGDNNVIETFKRRERKIMKGINHLKNAIVEIEKDIYNFKTFEIPELILKNSNKLNDITSIMRTIHELSGKLDMRCMELDTIGRDEVMIVNNLQLQFSVEVQELENKLDRERFDKSIQCEQKLNDVENMKPSQDIQDEINSLNLQLNDVNEKFNKIKDENEKKCHDFEIELKEEFEKFKTEKNIPMSALQNEQEHLNLELKETQLKCETFEGKISNNDKEIQSMNQEILAIQNLITKTNELNISLRQNKIISQSKLNEQNKSLAKVQEKASSIEKIHKIQHDKLRQERMTRKRLENIVDETNCKIRCFAFIDENKLSERNFQIDYMNRTITIPGKRNNPLFINKIIPINKMSESDFLLQDYQMYYDLKINKKTDFSLFTISNNNGDTWDSLRYEMLRFMSINYPSYTTLIQHVFIANDSVTDILRNDQSEAGNINIDIKANSISLDSLQVDLKKIDLTTMNHHKPLPENGIHFSKLQVSITRHSSPINFYFIQINDEPTRHVLERLISRPSPALLYLSTPSSSPSSSSSLKSQDTGDVTLVARVLKTVLLGLSSSLLFKLDNEETINSLTDSIEKFIDYR
- the ROT1 gene encoding Rot1p (similar to Saccharomyces cerevisiae ROT1 (YMR200W); ancestral locus Anc_6.294), with translation MLLPSLLGFLLQTTILFHKTKADSDAQSLYGTWSSKSNQVFTGPGFYDPVDELLIEPSLPGISYSFTEDGWFEEATYQVSGNPKDPTCPMASLIYQHGKYEILSNGTLILHPIEVDGRQLFSDPCNDDGISTYTRYNQTETFHSFSVQIDSYHGVWSLQLYQFDQSPMQPLYLAYKPPMMLPTETLNPTDTSNTVENTGTVDGASETGSLQKRSLRSMVKRSLENRHKTSARKIQKGFWSSSIFWYIASGMLGLGSILFLMA